In Apium graveolens cultivar Ventura chromosome 10, ASM990537v1, whole genome shotgun sequence, the following are encoded in one genomic region:
- the LOC141689688 gene encoding putative galactinol--sucrose galactosyltransferase 6, producing MAIKPVISNPNTAPHFPAINSHLSSSCVAHNLTHYQFSVPFRNRIAHLRNQSLFYSHHSSIKTPQIKIRLRSEMTISSQVRVIGGKLVVKGRTILTNVPENVILTSGSESVPVDGVFLGTEFGEENSRHVVSLGKLDGVRFMACFRFKLWWMAQKMGDKGQDVPLETQFMLLEAKSGSGVEDETMYVVFLPLVEGPFRACLQGNVRDELELCLESGDLETRGDDFYRAVYVGVGTDPFRTITGAVEAVKLQLKTFRQLKEKKLPGIIDYFGWCTWDAFYQEVTQEGVENGLASLTTGATPPKFVIIDDGWQEVGGDTDQPQTEEQQLMRLIGMKENSKFQSKDNPPLGIRNIVSIAKEKYGLKFVYVWHAIMGYWGGVRPGVEAMEQYGSVLKYPVISKGVMENEPGWKVDPLALQGIGLMDPKNVHMFYNEYHQYLASAGVDGVKVDVQSMLETLGTGLSGRVEVTKKYHKALDASIAKNFPDNGCIDCMSHNTDSLYCSKQTAIVRASDDFFPRDPVSHTIHIAAVAYNSVFLGEFMQPDWDMFQSLHPAAEYHASARAISGGPVYVSDAPGYHNFDLLRKLVLPDGSILRARLPGRPTKDCLFSDPARDGVSLLKIWNMNKYNGVLGIYNCQGAAWNSTERKNIFHQTPSDAITGFIKGHDVHLIADVSMDDNWNGTCALYCHQSTNIYILPYDTATPMSLKILEHDIITVTPVKMLAPGFHFAPFGLVDMYNAGGAIEGLRYEVKNDAQLSGERVENLTEVVAVVSLKVKGCGRFGAYSTSKPRRCTVGSSMIDFTYDAASGLVILSLDHMPEENQKVHILNIDL from the exons ATAAGATTAAGATCCGAAATGACGATCAGTTCGCAAGTTAGGGTTATTGGTGGTAAATTGGTAGTCAAAGGCAGGACAATACTGACTAATGTACCGGAGAATGTCATTTTGACTTCGGGTTCGGAATCTGTTCCGGTTGATGGAGTATTTTTAGGCACGGAGTTTGGTGAGGAAAATAGTAGGCATGTTGTGTCGTTAGGGAAGTTGGATGGTGTTAGGTTTATGGCCTGTTTTAGGTTTAAACTGTGGTGGATGGCTCAGAAGATGGGAGATAAAGGCCAAGACGTTCCGTTGGAAACTCAATTTATGTTGTTAGAGGCGAAATCGGGGTCTGGAGTTGAGGATGAGACAATGTATGTTGTTTTTTTGCCTTTGGTGGAGGGACCTTTTCGAGCTTGTCTTCAAGGGAATGTTCGGGATGAGCTTGAATTGTGTTTGGAGAGCGGTGATTTGGAGACCAGGGGGGATGATTTTTATCGTGCTGTTTATGTTGGTGTGGGTACGGATCCGTTTAGGACGATTACGGGTGCAGTTGAAGCTGTTAAGTTGCAGTTGAAGACATTTCGGCAACTTAAGGAAAAGAAATTGCCGGGGATTATTGATTATTTTGGGTGGTGTACATGGGATGCATTTTACCAAGAAGTAACTCAGGAGGGTGTGGAAAATGGTCTTGCGTCTTTGACTACCGGTGCAACGCCTCCGAAGTTTGTGATCATTGATGATGGATGGCAAGAAGTAGGAGGGGACACTGATCAACCACAAACTGAAGAACAACAGTTGATGAGACTGATTGGGATGAAGGAAAATAGTAAGTTTCAGTCAAAGGATAATCCCCCATTAGGGATTCGGAATATAGTAAGCATTGCAAAAGAAAAATACGGATTGAAGTTTGTTTATGTGTGGCATGCCATAATGGGGTATTGGGGTGGGGTAAGGCCCGGAGTGGAGGCTATGGAGCAATATGGGTCGGTTTTAAAGTATCCAGTTATATCCAAGGGTGTAATGGAGAATGAACCAGGATGGAAAGTCGATCCATTAGCACTGCAGGGTATAGGACTAATGGATCCTAAAAATGTGCACATGTTCTATAATGAGTACCATCAGTACCTGGCATCCGCTGGTGTAGATGGCGTGAAGGTGGACGTGCAGTCCATGTTGGAGACTCTTGGGACTGGTTTATCAGGTCGTGTTGAGGTCACCAAGAAATATCATAAGGCACTCGATGCTTCTATTGCTAAGAATTTTCCAGATAATGGTTGCATTGATTGCATGAGCCATAATACTGATTCCCTTTACTG CTCGAAACAAACAGCTATTGTTAGAGCATCAGATGATTTTTTCCCTCGTGATCCTGTATCACATACCATCCATATTGCGGCGGTGGCATACAATAGTGTCTTCCTTGGAGAATTCATGCAGCCTGATTGGGATATGTTCCAATCTTTACATCCAGCAGCTGAATATCATGCATCAGCCAGGGCTATCAGTGGTGGCCCTGTTTATGTAAG TGATGCTCCTGGATATCACAATTTTGACCTCCTAAGGAAACTTGTTTTACCAGACGGGTCAATCCTCCGAGCCCGCTTGCCGGGCCGTCCCACCAAGGACTGTTTATTCTCTGATCCCGCCCGTGACGGAGTTAG CTTGTTAAAGATATGGAACATGAACAAGTACAATGGAGTGCTTGGTATCTACAATTGCCAAGGTGCGGCATGGAACAGCACTGAAAGAAAAAAcatattccatcaaactccaTCCGATGCAATAACTGGCTTCATCAAAGGCCATGATGTACACCTCATTGCAGACGTTTCTATGGATGATAACTGGAACGGAACATGTGCCTTATACTGCCACCAGAGCACTAACATTTACATTCTACCTTATGATACTGCTACTCCCATGTCCCTAAAGATCCTCGAGCACGACATAATTACAGTTACACCAGTTAAGATGTTGGCACCTGGGTTCCACTTTGCACCATTTGGACTCGTAGACATGTACAATGCTGGTGGAGCTATTGAAGGGCTTAGATATGAAGTGAAGAATGATGCTCAATTGTCTGGAGAGAGGGTTGAGAACCTCACAGAAGTAGTTGCAGTAGTTTCATTGAAAGTGAAGGGTTGTGGCAGGTTTGGTGCTTACTCCACCTCCAAGCCGAGAAGGTGCACAGTTGGATCGAGCATGATAGATTTTACATATGATGCAGCTTCAGGGTTAGTTATCTTGAGTTTGGATCATATGCCCGAGGAGAACCAGAAAGTTCACATTCTCAACATTGATTTATAA
- the LOC141690346 gene encoding citrate synthase, mitochondrial: MVFFRSVSLLNKLRSRAVQQSNLSNTVRWYQVQTSASDLDLRSQLKELIPEQQERIKKLKAEHGKVQLGNITVDMVLGGMRGMTGLLWETSLLDPEEGIRFRGLSIPECQKLLPGAKHGGEPLPEGLLWLLLTGKVPTKEQVDALSAELRSRAAVPDHVYKTIDALPVKAHPMTQFTTGVMALQVQSEFQKAYEKGIHKTKYWETTYEDSLTLIAQLPVVAAYVYRRMYKNGQSISTDDSLDYGANFAHMLGYDSPSMQELMRLYVTIHTDHEGGNVSAHTGHLVASALSDPYLSFAAALNGLAGPLHGLANQEVLLWIKSVVSECGENVTTEQLKDYIWKTLNSGKVVPGFGHGVLRNTDPRYMCQREFALKHLPDDPLFQLVSKLFEVVPPILTELGKVKNPWPNVDAHSGVLLNHYGLTEARYYTVLFGVSRAMGICSQLIWDRALGLPLERPKSVTMEWLENYCKKSS, translated from the exons ATGGTGTTCTTTCGGAGTGTTTCGCTGCTAAACAAGCTGCGCTCTCGGGCT GTTCAGCAATCCAATCTCAGTAATACAGTGCGTTGGTATCAAGTGCAAACCTCGGCTTCTGATCTC GATCTCCGTTCTCAGCTTAAGGAGTTGATTCCAGAACAGCAG GAGCGCATTAAAAAGCTCAAAGCAGAACATGGAAAGGTTCAACTGGGAAACATAACTGTTGATATG GTACTTGGCGGTATGAGAGGAATGACCGGACTTCTGTGGGAAACCTCTTTACTTGACCCAGAAGAG GGAATTCGCTTTAGGGGCTTGTCGATACCTGAATGTCAGAAGCTATTACCTGGTGCGAAGCATGGTGGAGAACCATTGCCCGAGGGTCTCCTCTGGCTTCTTTTAACTGGAAAG GTGCCAACTAAAGAGCAAGTAGATGCATTATCTGCAGAGTTGCGAAGTCGTGCTGCTGTACCAG ATCATGTATACAAAACCATCGATGCATTACCTGTTAAAGCTCATCCAATGACTCAATTTACCACTGGTGTCATGGCCCTCCAG GTTCAAAGTGAATTTCAGAAGGCATATGAAAAAGGGATCCACAAAACTAA GTATTGGGAGACAACATATGAGGACTCTCTTACTTTGATTGCTCAATTACCAGTTGTAGCAGCTTATGTCTATCGCAG AATGTACAAGAATGGACAAAGTATATCCACTGATGATTCTCTAGATTATGGTGCAAATTTTGCCCATATGCTCGGTTATGATAGTCCTAGCATGCAAGAGCTTATGAGGCTTTATGTTACTATTCATAC TGATCATGAAGGTGGAAATGTCAGTGCTCATACTGGTCATCTA GTTGCAAGTGCCCTTTCAGATCCGTATCTTTCTTTTGCAGCTGCATTAAACGGTTTAGCTGGACCACTTCATGGTTTGGCAAACCAG GAAGTTTTGCTATGGATTAAGTCTGTGGTTTCGGAGTGCGGAGAAAATGTAACAACCGAACAGTTGAAAGATTATATTTGGAAAACCTTGAACAGCGGAAAG GTAGTTCCTGGATTTGGACATGGTGTTCTGCGTAACACAGATCCAAGATACATGTGTCAGAGAGAGTTTGCTTTAAAGCATTTACCTGATGATCCACTCTTCCAATTG GTTTCAAAGCTCTTTGAAGTGGTGCCTCCAATCCTTACAGAACTTGGCAAG GTAAAGAACCCTTGGCCTAATGTTGATGCCCACAGTGGGGTACTGCTAAATCATTATGGCCTGACAGAAGCAAG ATATTATACTGTTCTCTTTGGAGTATCCAGGGCAATGGGCATTTGCTCTCAG TTGATATGGGACAGAGCACTTGGGTTACCACTTGAGAGGCCAAAAAGTGTTACAATGGAGTGGCTGGAAAATTATTGCAAGAAATCTTCATAA